In the Hyphomonadaceae bacterium BL14 genome, one interval contains:
- a CDS encoding proline--tRNA ligase — protein MRLSRFLLPVLKETPADAQIVSHRLMLRSGMIRQEAAGIYSWLALGLRVLTKIEQIVREEQNRAGAIEILMPTLQPADLWRESGRYEAYGKEMLRIVDRHKRDLLYGPTNEEMVTAIFRTFCRSYKDLPKNLYHIQWKFRDEIRPRFGVMRGREFLMKDAYSFDLDEASARAAYNRMFVAYLNTFARMGLKAVPMRADTGPIGGDLSHEFIILAETGESEVFCDSALVEMGAPGPAVDFDGDLQGLVDQRTALYAATEDMHDAARFESETPQERRLSARGIEVGHIFYFGTKYSEPMKAFVTHPDGQERPVHMGSYGVGVSRLIGAIIEAHHDEAGIIWPDAVAPFGAGIINLKAGDPDTDAACTQAYDALSLAGLEPLLDDTAERPGAKFASMDLIGLPWQLVIGPRGVKEGKVELKRRATGERVELSLADAVARIVEASTA, from the coding sequence ATGCGCCTCAGCCGATTTCTGCTTCCCGTCCTGAAAGAAACACCTGCCGACGCACAGATCGTCTCGCACCGGCTGATGCTGCGTTCGGGCATGATCCGTCAGGAGGCGGCGGGGATCTATTCCTGGCTGGCGCTGGGCCTGCGCGTGCTGACGAAAATCGAGCAGATCGTGCGCGAGGAGCAGAACCGCGCCGGTGCCATCGAGATTTTGATGCCGACCCTGCAGCCGGCTGATCTGTGGCGCGAGAGCGGGCGCTATGAGGCCTATGGCAAGGAGATGCTGCGCATCGTCGACCGCCACAAGCGCGACCTGCTGTACGGACCCACGAATGAGGAAATGGTGACCGCCATATTCCGCACATTCTGCCGTTCGTACAAGGACTTGCCGAAAAACCTCTACCACATCCAGTGGAAGTTCCGCGACGAGATCCGGCCCCGCTTCGGCGTCATGCGCGGGCGCGAGTTCCTGATGAAGGATGCCTATTCGTTCGATCTGGACGAGGCGTCGGCGCGCGCGGCCTATAACCGCATGTTCGTGGCCTATCTCAACACGTTCGCGCGCATGGGGCTGAAAGCCGTTCCGATGCGCGCGGACACCGGGCCCATTGGCGGCGATCTCAGCCATGAATTCATCATTCTGGCCGAGACCGGCGAGAGCGAAGTGTTCTGCGACAGCGCGCTGGTGGAGATGGGCGCGCCGGGTCCGGCTGTCGATTTTGACGGCGATCTGCAAGGCCTGGTGGACCAGCGCACCGCGCTCTACGCCGCCACCGAGGACATGCACGATGCGGCCCGGTTCGAGTCCGAGACGCCGCAAGAGCGGCGCCTGTCGGCGCGCGGGATCGAGGTCGGGCATATCTTCTATTTCGGGACCAAGTATTCGGAGCCGATGAAAGCCTTCGTCACCCATCCCGATGGTCAGGAACGCCCGGTGCACATGGGCTCCTACGGGGTGGGCGTGTCGCGCCTGATCGGCGCGATCATCGAGGCCCATCACGACGAGGCGGGGATCATCTGGCCCGACGCCGTGGCGCCGTTCGGGGCCGGGATCATCAATCTGAAAGCCGGCGATCCCGACACGGACGCCGCGTGTACGCAGGCCTATGACGCGCTGTCGCTGGCCGGGCTGGAACCGCTCCTGGATGACACGGCCGAGCGGCCGGGCGCGAAATTCGCCTCCATGGACCTGATCGGCCTGCCCTGGCAGCTGGTGATCGGCCCGCGCGGGGTGAAAGAGGGCAAGGTGGAGCTGAAACGCCGCGCCACCGGCGAGCGCGTGGAGCTGAGCCTGGCGGATGCCGTCGCGCGGATCGTGGAGGCCAGCACCGCATGA
- a CDS encoding lipoprotein-releasing ABC transporter permease subunit, whose amino-acid sequence MSAAPDTERVPGGPGTGGPGAAGAGPFSGFEFMLAFRYLRARRQQAGVTLVATISFVGIMLAVTALIAVMSIMNGFRHELLTRLLGVQPHVYVQLASDMNGQTSDLADAIAQLPGVRQAGPVTLGQALVTSARGQAAFAQVNGVRAADFANFDIVTGAGGVAEAGGGLVSGSAQGFGEGRNGGDIIVIGSAMAARLGVSAGDDVTLVTPRGAQTALGVAPRSKTYLVGGVITVGVQDLDSILVYMPIEQAALFFNRTAAGDYIDVRLTNPDAPEAAIARISAIAPPGTLVFDWRAENAAFWNALQVERIAMRLILSIIVAIAALNIISGVVMLVKNKTRDIAILRTMGATRGAVMRIFLIAGATIGSFGTLCGIVLGLVFVAFIGPIQDGIALMTGVNIFDPTVYKLYRLPARVDWTEVVFVSVWGFAMALLATLFPSWRAGRIDPVEALRNE is encoded by the coding sequence ATGAGCGCTGCGCCGGACACAGAGCGGGTGCCAGGCGGGCCGGGCACTGGCGGTCCGGGTGCAGCCGGGGCCGGGCCGTTCAGCGGTTTCGAATTCATGCTCGCCTTCCGGTATCTGCGCGCCCGGCGCCAGCAGGCCGGCGTGACGCTGGTGGCGACCATTTCCTTTGTCGGGATCATGCTGGCGGTCACGGCGCTGATCGCGGTGATGTCGATCATGAACGGCTTCCGCCACGAGCTGCTGACCCGGCTTCTGGGCGTGCAGCCCCATGTCTATGTCCAGCTGGCCTCTGACATGAACGGCCAGACCAGTGATCTGGCCGACGCCATCGCGCAGCTGCCCGGCGTGCGCCAGGCGGGACCGGTGACGCTGGGCCAGGCGCTGGTGACGTCGGCGCGCGGGCAGGCGGCGTTTGCGCAGGTCAATGGCGTACGCGCTGCGGATTTCGCCAATTTCGACATTGTCACCGGCGCAGGCGGCGTGGCGGAGGCGGGCGGCGGGCTGGTGTCCGGCTCGGCGCAGGGGTTTGGCGAGGGCCGCAATGGCGGCGACATCATTGTCATCGGATCGGCCATGGCCGCGCGCCTGGGCGTGTCGGCGGGTGATGATGTGACGCTGGTGACCCCGCGCGGCGCCCAGACGGCGCTGGGTGTGGCACCGCGATCCAAGACCTATCTGGTGGGCGGCGTCATCACGGTGGGCGTGCAGGACCTGGATTCCATCCTCGTCTACATGCCGATCGAGCAGGCGGCCCTGTTCTTCAACCGGACGGCCGCAGGCGACTATATCGATGTGCGGCTGACCAATCCCGACGCGCCCGAAGCCGCCATTGCGCGCATCAGCGCCATCGCGCCGCCGGGCACGCTGGTCTTTGACTGGCGCGCCGAGAACGCCGCCTTCTGGAACGCGCTGCAGGTGGAGCGCATCGCCATGCGGCTCATCCTGTCCATCATCGTGGCCATTGCGGCGCTGAACATCATCTCCGGCGTGGTCATGCTGGTGAAGAACAAGACGCGCGACATCGCCATTCTGCGCACCATGGGGGCCACGCGCGGCGCGGTGATGCGCATTTTCCTGATCGCAGGTGCCACGATCGGCTCGTTCGGGACGTTGTGCGGCATCGTTCTGGGCCTCGTTTTCGTGGCGTTCATCGGCCCGATCCAGGACGGCATCGCGCTGATGACGGGCGTGAACATCTTCGATCCCACCGTCTACAAGCTCTACCGCCTGCCTGCGCGGGTGGACTGGACCGAAGTGGTGTTCGTGTCGGTGTGGGGCTTCGCCATGGCGCTGCTGGCCACGCTCTTCCCCAGCTGGCGCGCCGGGCGCATCGATCCGGTGGAGGCGCTGCGCAATGAGTAA
- a CDS encoding ABC transporter ATP-binding protein: MSKPVLSIRALTRVYETGAERLEVLTGADLDLYPGELVGLVGPSGSGKSSLLHAAALLETPTSGQVIIAGQDGLALPERARTALRRREIGFVYQFHHLLPELNALENVALPLRIAGRGVREAHEAARVRLDSLGLGGRLTHRPGQLSGGEQQRVAIARALVNAPRIVLADEPTGNLDPAHSDQVFDALATACRDAGAAALIATHNLALAARMDRVVTVETGRLRPWVAEA, translated from the coding sequence ATGAGTAAGCCGGTATTGTCCATCCGCGCCCTGACGCGCGTTTACGAGACCGGGGCCGAGCGCCTGGAGGTGCTCACCGGTGCCGATCTCGACCTCTATCCCGGCGAGCTGGTCGGGCTGGTCGGGCCGTCCGGCTCGGGCAAGTCCTCGCTTCTGCATGCTGCAGCCCTGCTGGAGACGCCCACGTCGGGCCAGGTCATCATCGCCGGGCAGGACGGGCTGGCCTTGCCCGAACGCGCGCGCACGGCGCTGCGGCGGCGCGAGATCGGTTTTGTGTACCAGTTCCATCACCTCCTGCCCGAGCTCAACGCGTTGGAGAATGTCGCCCTGCCGCTGCGTATTGCCGGGCGCGGCGTGCGCGAGGCCCATGAGGCGGCGCGCGTGCGCCTGGACTCGCTGGGCCTTGGCGGGCGGCTGACCCACCGGCCGGGCCAGCTGTCGGGCGGCGAGCAGCAGCGCGTGGCGATCGCGCGCGCCCTTGTCAACGCCCCGCGCATCGTGCTGGCCGATGAACCCACCGGCAATCTCGACCCCGCCCATTCCGACCAGGTGTTCGACGCGCTGGCCACGGCCTGCCGCGATGCGGGTGCCGCGGCGCTGATCGCGACCCACAACCTGGCGCTGGCCGCGCGCATGGACCGGGTGGTGACGGTGGAGACCGGCCGGCTCAGGCCGTGGGTGGCCGAGGCCTGA
- the dnaE gene encoding DNA polymerase III subunit alpha — protein MSQRPFVHLRVRSPYSLLEGALRIGEIAELCRTHAMPAAALTDTNNLFGALEYSEYLSDAGIQPIIGCTLSVQLAEPRPGDRGGPDGTLVLLAQSEAGYANLMALSSSAFLDIQPADPPHVRLDAVLARSGGLICLTGGHDGLINRLVCAGRTGPADALLDQLVQAFGDRLYLELQRHGRPDDLTAEDYLVERAYGRDLPLVATNEPFFARPEQHSAHDALLCIAGGAYVSQTDRRTVTAEHYFKSGDDMAARFADLPEALDATLEIARRCAVRVRTASPILPRFPTEGGRDEAEELGARARAGLEARLARNAPAAPRDTYDARLAFELDVIAAMGFPGYFLIVSDFIQWAKAEGIPVGPGRGSGAGSLVAWALTITDLDPLRFGLLFERFLNPERVSMPDFDIDFCQDRRGEVIRYVQKRYGADRVAQIITFGTLQARAVVRDVGRVLQLPFGLVDRIAKLVPANPAAPVTLAQAMDTEPKLQALRDEDPMVARLIEVALQLEGLNRNASTHAAGVVIGDRPLTELVPLYLDPRADLPATQFNMKWVEPAGLVKFDFLGLKTLTVIQRALDYIEAAGAPRPDLEALSFDDPATFELLAAGASIGVFQLESSGMRDTLRKVKPDTIEDIIALISLYRPGPMKNIDSFVDRKFGRAELDYLHPDLEPVLKETYGIIVYQEQVMQIAQILSGYSLGEADLLRRAMGKKKKEEMDQQRIRFLEGAKERGVPPVRAATIFDLVNEFAGYGFNKSHAAAYAVIAYRTGWLKANHPVAFMAALMSLDRTNTDKLAVFFQETRRMGIEVRPPDVNRSEADFSVEGEAVRYGLGAVRNVGFAAMEHVCAVRAEGGPFRDLFDFAGRVDPRLVNKRAFENLARAGAFDSLEPDRAQALAGAETLLAYAQTAHADRESDQASLFGGPASGPAQGLERPRLPAGEHWDPVRRLDEELSAVGFYLSGHPLDDLRDGLARRGVVLFADLPARAAEGVKAARMAAIVRRRQEKVSRRSGEKFAFLTLSDPSGEFDVLVPPKILFSVRDLIEPGCAVISAMKIEDNEDGLRLIMETAEAINTAAVEADGRGLRIHLDGPAALAGLPARLEHSLARPGPRGSVHLIVPLADGRRAELRLPGEHGVDPVARAAFKALDGVAEVELI, from the coding sequence ATGAGCCAGCGCCCCTTTGTCCACCTGCGTGTGCGCTCGCCCTATTCGCTGCTGGAAGGGGCGCTGCGCATCGGCGAGATCGCCGAATTATGCCGCACCCACGCCATGCCCGCCGCGGCCCTGACCGACACCAATAATCTGTTCGGCGCGCTGGAATATTCCGAATACCTGTCTGATGCCGGAATCCAGCCGATCATCGGGTGCACGCTGTCGGTCCAGCTGGCCGAGCCGCGGCCGGGGGACCGGGGCGGCCCGGACGGGACGCTGGTCCTTCTGGCCCAGAGCGAGGCGGGCTACGCCAATCTGATGGCGCTGTCCTCGTCAGCGTTTCTCGACATCCAGCCGGCTGACCCGCCCCATGTGCGCCTGGACGCGGTGCTGGCGCGCTCTGGCGGGCTGATCTGCCTGACCGGCGGGCATGACGGGCTGATCAACCGTCTGGTCTGCGCCGGGCGCACGGGACCGGCGGACGCGCTGCTGGACCAGCTCGTGCAGGCGTTCGGCGACCGGCTCTATCTGGAGCTTCAGCGCCATGGCCGGCCCGATGATCTGACGGCGGAGGATTATCTGGTCGAGCGCGCCTATGGGCGCGATCTGCCGCTGGTCGCCACCAATGAGCCGTTCTTTGCCCGGCCCGAGCAGCACAGCGCCCATGACGCGCTCCTGTGCATCGCCGGCGGTGCCTATGTCAGCCAGACCGACCGGCGCACGGTCACGGCCGAGCATTATTTCAAGTCCGGCGATGACATGGCCGCGCGGTTTGCCGATCTGCCCGAAGCGCTGGATGCAACGCTGGAGATCGCCAGGCGCTGCGCCGTGCGCGTGCGCACCGCGTCACCGATCCTGCCGCGCTTTCCCACCGAGGGCGGGCGCGACGAGGCTGAGGAGCTGGGCGCGCGCGCCCGTGCCGGACTTGAGGCGCGCCTGGCGCGCAATGCGCCCGCTGCGCCGCGCGACACCTATGATGCGCGGCTGGCCTTCGAGCTCGACGTCATCGCGGCCATGGGTTTTCCCGGCTATTTCCTGATCGTGTCGGACTTCATCCAGTGGGCCAAGGCCGAAGGCATTCCTGTAGGGCCAGGGCGGGGTTCGGGCGCGGGATCGCTGGTGGCCTGGGCGCTGACCATCACCGATCTCGATCCCTTGCGGTTCGGCTTGCTGTTCGAGCGTTTCCTCAATCCCGAACGCGTGTCGATGCCCGACTTCGATATCGATTTCTGCCAGGACCGCCGGGGCGAGGTGATCCGCTATGTGCAAAAGCGCTATGGTGCCGACCGGGTGGCGCAGATCATCACCTTCGGCACGCTGCAGGCGCGCGCCGTGGTGCGCGATGTGGGGCGGGTGCTGCAATTGCCCTTCGGCCTGGTGGACCGCATCGCCAAGCTGGTGCCGGCCAATCCGGCGGCACCGGTCACGCTGGCCCAGGCCATGGACACCGAGCCCAAGCTCCAGGCCCTGCGCGATGAAGACCCCATGGTGGCCCGCCTGATTGAAGTGGCGCTGCAGCTTGAAGGGCTGAACCGGAACGCCTCCACCCACGCCGCCGGGGTGGTGATCGGGGACCGGCCGCTCACCGAGCTGGTGCCGCTCTATCTCGATCCGCGCGCCGATCTGCCCGCCACCCAGTTCAACATGAAATGGGTCGAGCCGGCGGGCCTGGTGAAGTTCGACTTTCTGGGGCTGAAAACCCTCACCGTCATCCAGCGCGCGCTCGATTATATCGAGGCCGCCGGCGCGCCACGGCCGGATCTGGAAGCCTTGAGCTTTGACGATCCGGCGACGTTTGAACTGCTGGCGGCCGGCGCGTCCATCGGGGTGTTCCAGCTGGAAAGCTCCGGCATGCGCGACACGCTGCGCAAGGTGAAGCCCGACACGATCGAGGACATTATCGCGCTGATCTCGCTCTACCGTCCCGGCCCGATGAAGAATATCGACAGCTTCGTGGACCGCAAATTCGGGCGCGCCGAGCTTGACTATCTGCACCCCGATCTCGAACCGGTGCTGAAGGAGACCTACGGCATCATCGTCTATCAGGAACAGGTGATGCAGATCGCCCAGATCCTGTCGGGCTATTCGCTGGGCGAGGCCGATCTGTTGCGCCGGGCCATGGGCAAGAAGAAAAAAGAGGAGATGGACCAGCAGCGCATCCGCTTCCTGGAAGGCGCGAAAGAGCGCGGCGTGCCGCCGGTGCGCGCGGCCACGATCTTCGATCTGGTCAATGAATTCGCCGGCTACGGCTTCAACAAATCCCATGCCGCCGCCTATGCCGTGATCGCGTACCGCACCGGCTGGCTCAAAGCCAATCACCCGGTCGCCTTCATGGCGGCCCTGATGAGCCTTGACCGCACCAATACCGACAAGCTGGCCGTCTTCTTCCAGGAGACCCGGCGCATGGGGATCGAGGTGCGCCCGCCTGACGTCAACCGTTCCGAAGCTGATTTCTCGGTGGAGGGTGAGGCGGTGCGCTATGGCCTCGGCGCTGTGCGAAATGTCGGGTTCGCGGCCATGGAACATGTATGCGCCGTACGCGCCGAGGGCGGGCCGTTCCGCGATCTGTTTGATTTTGCCGGGCGGGTTGATCCGCGGCTGGTGAACAAGCGCGCCTTTGAGAATCTGGCCCGCGCCGGCGCGTTTGACAGTCTGGAGCCCGACCGGGCCCAGGCGCTGGCGGGCGCTGAAACCCTGCTGGCCTACGCCCAGACCGCTCATGCCGACCGCGAAAGCGATCAGGCCTCGCTGTTCGGCGGCCCGGCTTCGGGTCCAGCGCAGGGGCTGGAGCGGCCGCGCCTGCCGGCGGGTGAACACTGGGACCCGGTGCGCCGGCTGGATGAGGAATTGTCCGCTGTCGGCTTCTATCTGTCTGGCCATCCGCTGGACGATCTGCGTGACGGGCTGGCGCGGCGCGGCGTGGTGCTGTTTGCCGATCTGCCTGCGCGCGCCGCCGAAGGCGTGAAGGCGGCCCGCATGGCCGCCATCGTGCGCCGCCGTCAGGAGAAAGTGTCGCGCCGCTCGGGCGAGAAATTCGCCTTCCTGACCCTGTCTGACCCATCGGGCGAGTTCGACGTGCTGGTGCCGCCCAAAATCCTGTTCTCGGTGCGCGACCTGATCGAGCCGGGCTGTGCGGTGATCTCGGCCATGAAGATCGAGGACAATGAGGACGGGCTGCGCCTGATCATGGAGACCGCCGAAGCCATCAATACGGCCGCTGTCGAGGCGGACGGGCGGGGTCTGCGCATCCATCTGGACGGCCCGGCGGCGCTGGCGGGTCTGCCCGCGCGGCTGGAGCATTCGCTGGCGCGGCCCGGCCCGCGCGGGAGTGTGCATCTCATCGTGCCGCTGGCCGACGGACGGCGTGCCGAGCTGCGCCTGCCCGGTGAACATGGCGTGGACCCGGTGGCGCGCGCCGCCTTCAAGGCGCTCGACGGCGTGGCGGAGGTGGAGCTGATCTGA
- a CDS encoding ABC transporter permease, whose protein sequence is MPEDRPASTAPAAAVRPKAAPSVLAAPRPRTFGAVNWLGLWTLYKKEVRRFLKVHFQTVLAPVVTSLLFMIVFSLAIGAQRGEILGVAYASFLAPGLVMLGVLNNAFANSSSSLIGAKMMNNTTDFLMPPLSPSELAAAFIGGAVTRGVLVGVATAVCIAPFVDMSVAHPWAVAYFGLSAALMMGVIGVMAGLWAEKFDHLAVVTNFVILPLAFLSGTFYSVEILPEPFYTISHINPVFFLIDGFRYGFIGAGDSHLGLGIAVTAGLNLVLITGCYLLLRSGWRLKS, encoded by the coding sequence ATGCCTGAAGACCGGCCCGCTTCCACTGCTCCTGCCGCCGCGGTCCGGCCCAAGGCCGCGCCGTCCGTGCTGGCGGCCCCGCGCCCGCGCACATTCGGCGCCGTCAACTGGCTGGGGCTGTGGACGCTCTACAAGAAAGAGGTGCGCCGCTTCCTCAAGGTGCATTTCCAGACCGTGCTGGCGCCGGTGGTCACCTCGCTCCTGTTCATGATCGTGTTCTCGCTGGCCATCGGGGCGCAGCGCGGCGAGATACTGGGCGTGGCCTATGCCAGCTTCCTGGCACCGGGCCTGGTCATGCTGGGCGTGCTCAACAATGCCTTTGCCAATTCCTCCTCCTCGCTCATCGGCGCGAAGATGATGAACAACACCACCGATTTTCTCATGCCGCCTCTGTCACCCTCGGAGCTCGCCGCCGCGTTCATCGGCGGGGCGGTGACTCGCGGCGTACTGGTGGGTGTGGCCACGGCGGTGTGCATCGCGCCGTTTGTCGACATGAGCGTGGCGCATCCCTGGGCGGTGGCGTATTTCGGCCTGTCGGCGGCGCTGATGATGGGCGTGATCGGGGTCATGGCCGGTCTGTGGGCGGAGAAGTTTGATCATCTCGCCGTGGTGACCAATTTCGTGATCCTGCCGCTCGCCTTCCTGTCGGGCACATTCTACTCGGTGGAAATCCTGCCCGAGCCCTTTTACACGATCAGCCATATCAATCCGGTCTTCTTCCTGATCGACGGGTTCCGCTACGGCTTTATCGGGGCGGGCGACAGCCATCTGGGCCTCGGCATCGCGGTCACGGCGGGGCTCAATCTGGTGCTGATCACAGGGTGCTATCTGCTATTGCGCTCGGGCTGGCGCTTGAAGAGCTGA
- a CDS encoding aspartate aminotransferase family protein, with amino-acid sequence MARPLMDTYSPPDIDFERGEGVYLHARGGARYLDFISGIAVNGLGHCHPAAVAALKDQADTLWHTSNMFRVPGQIALAEKYCRDSFADRVFFTNSGTEAMECALKTARHYHFAHGRPDRYRIITFTGAFHGRTFGAINAGGNPAYLEGFGPRMEGFDQVPFGDHEALRSAITEETAAILVEPVQGEGGVRAVPDVCLRGLRELCDEHGLLLIYDEVQCGAGRTGKLWAHEWAGSAAPDIMAVAKGVGGGFPMGACLTTDAAGAHMVVGTHGSTFGGNPLAMAVGNAVYDALTAPGFLDHVNAISNSLRQQLSGLVDAHSDKVAELRGRGLLIGLKLKDGYLNKQLAAHARGHHLLMGAAGDNVARLAPPLIIDETHVREAVTALDAALTALEPQ; translated from the coding sequence ATGGCCAGACCGTTGATGGATACCTATTCACCGCCCGATATTGATTTCGAGCGGGGCGAGGGGGTTTATCTGCATGCGCGCGGCGGCGCGCGCTATCTCGACTTTATCTCCGGCATCGCCGTGAACGGGCTGGGCCATTGCCACCCGGCGGCGGTGGCGGCGCTGAAGGACCAGGCTGACACGCTGTGGCACACGTCGAACATGTTCCGCGTGCCCGGCCAGATCGCGCTGGCCGAAAAATATTGCCGCGACAGCTTTGCTGACCGCGTATTCTTCACCAATTCGGGCACCGAGGCGATGGAGTGCGCGCTGAAAACCGCGCGCCATTATCACTTCGCCCATGGCCGCCCGGACCGGTACCGCATCATCACCTTCACCGGCGCCTTCCATGGCCGCACTTTCGGCGCGATCAATGCGGGCGGCAATCCGGCCTATCTCGAAGGCTTCGGCCCGCGCATGGAGGGGTTTGACCAGGTTCCCTTCGGCGATCACGAGGCGCTCAGATCCGCCATCACCGAGGAGACCGCCGCGATCCTGGTCGAGCCGGTGCAGGGCGAGGGCGGCGTGCGCGCCGTGCCCGATGTCTGTCTGCGCGGCTTGCGCGAGCTGTGCGACGAGCACGGTCTTCTGCTGATCTATGACGAAGTCCAGTGCGGCGCCGGGCGCACCGGCAAGCTGTGGGCTCACGAATGGGCCGGTTCGGCCGCGCCCGACATCATGGCCGTGGCCAAGGGCGTGGGCGGGGGCTTCCCCATGGGCGCGTGCCTGACCACAGATGCGGCCGGGGCCCACATGGTGGTGGGCACGCACGGGTCCACATTTGGCGGCAATCCGCTGGCCATGGCGGTGGGGAATGCCGTCTATGACGCGCTGACCGCGCCCGGTTTCCTTGACCATGTCAATGCCATCTCCAACTCCCTGCGCCAGCAGCTGTCGGGTCTGGTGGATGCGCATTCGGACAAGGTGGCCGAGCTGCGCGGGCGCGGCCTGCTGATCGGGCTGAAGCTCAAGGACGGCTATCTCAACAAGCAGCTGGCCGCCCATGCGCGCGGCCATCACCTGCTGATGGGCGCGGCCGGTGACAATGTGGCCCGCCTGGCGCCGCCGCTGATCATTGACGAGACCCATGTGCGCGAGGCCGTGACAGCGCTGGATGCGGCGCTCACCGCGCTGGAGCCGCAATGA
- a CDS encoding Hsp33 family molecular chaperone HslO, with protein sequence MMRPVAPGEAGAGDDRVTGFQLEGRPVRGRMVRLGAAADAILSAHAYPDSVARLVGEAALLVVLIGDSLKFDGKLIIQASGPSSGGRQIEGEGAVSFVVADFVPGEGVRAYAKYDAERVAALEAEGRAGARELLGGEGHFAMTLDPGPGMERYQGLTLITGDTLADSAEHYFDQSEQVPSRLRLAVGREVLDGGRTVWRAGGALIQRIAGDAARGDSQEAFDHARALFETLGDDELLDPKLSAGEVLYRLFHEDGVRVEPGRPAPRRCSCERAALARLLARFPSDDREHMSAADGSVAMTCEYCNREWSFTATEIDSAASAND encoded by the coding sequence ATGATGCGCCCCGTCGCGCCGGGCGAGGCTGGCGCGGGTGATGACCGCGTCACCGGCTTCCAGCTGGAAGGCCGGCCCGTACGCGGGCGCATGGTGCGGCTGGGGGCCGCCGCCGACGCGATTCTGTCCGCTCACGCCTATCCTGACAGCGTCGCGCGCCTGGTGGGCGAGGCGGCGCTGCTGGTGGTGCTGATCGGGGATTCGCTCAAGTTTGACGGCAAGCTGATCATCCAGGCCAGCGGGCCGAGCTCGGGCGGGCGCCAGATCGAGGGCGAGGGCGCGGTATCCTTCGTGGTGGCCGATTTTGTGCCGGGTGAGGGCGTGCGCGCCTACGCCAAATACGATGCCGAACGCGTGGCCGCGCTGGAAGCCGAGGGCCGCGCAGGCGCGCGCGAGCTGCTGGGCGGCGAGGGCCATTTTGCCATGACTCTGGATCCCGGTCCGGGCATGGAACGCTATCAGGGCCTGACCCTGATCACCGGCGACACGCTGGCCGACAGCGCAGAACATTATTTTGACCAGTCCGAACAGGTGCCCTCGCGCCTGCGCCTGGCCGTGGGCCGCGAAGTGCTCGATGGCGGGCGCACGGTGTGGCGCGCGGGCGGGGCGCTGATCCAGCGCATCGCAGGCGATGCGGCGCGCGGCGACAGCCAGGAGGCGTTCGACCACGCGCGTGCCCTGTTCGAGACGCTGGGCGATGACGAATTGCTCGACCCCAAGCTCAGCGCCGGCGAGGTGCTGTACCGCCTGTTTCACGAGGACGGCGTGCGCGTGGAGCCCGGCCGTCCCGCACCGCGCCGATGCAGCTGTGAACGCGCGGCGCTGGCCCGCCTGCTGGCACGCTTTCCCAGCGATGACCGCGAACATATGAGCGCGGCGGACGGCTCGGTGGCGATGACGTGCGAATACTGCAATCGCGAATGGTCCTTCACGGCGACCGAGATCGATTCTGCGGCCAGCGCGAACGATTGA